The Betaproteobacteria bacterium region ACGCCTGAAACTGAGTCCAGAAGCGAACACACGCCGCAGCTGGCTTCTTGCCATCGCCTATCCGTCACTGGACGAAGTCAAATATTTTACCCGTCAGGGTGACGAAGTCATTCAGCAGGCCGCTGGCGATCGCCAACCCTTTGCGGCCAGGCCCTTTGCTCACCACAATCTGGTATTTCCCGTTGATCTGACGCCCGGTATTGATCAGACCATTTACCTTCGCATCCGCTCTGAAGGCAGTCTGACACTGCCGATGACGCTCTGGTCCCCGGATGCGCTTAATGCCAGCGATCAAGTCGCCTACAGCACCATGTCCTTGTATTTTGGCATGCTCCTGGCGCTGGGACTTTACAACCTGCTGCTCTACTTCTCGCTGCGTGACCGTATTTATCTGAGCTACGTCGGCTGCGCGCTCGGGATGATTCTTGCCCAACTATCCATGTTCGGCCTCGGCAACCAGTTTTTGTGGCCTGACTCACCAGTCTGGGGAAATATAGCGCTGCCCGGCAGCTTCTGCCTGACCGGCTATTTCGGGGCAATGTTCACCCGACAATTCCTGAACACATCCCAAAACTCGCCGGCCTTCGACAAGCTGATCCGGGTTCTTCAAGGCTGCTTTGTGCTTGCACTGGCCACGCTGTTCTACGCTTATCGACCAGGCGCCATTGCCACCGCGATCATTGGATCGGTATTTTCGATGACCGCCGTCGCCTGCGGCCTGATCGGCCTGAAACACCGTCAGCCCGGTGCCGGTAC contains the following coding sequences:
- a CDS encoding sensor domain-containing diguanylate cyclase, giving the protein MHFARVLLAFLLATLLSLAHAQTELRLTADTSTVALRPHLEVLEDVNGQLKFEDMERPEIAGNFQTIAGSTDLNFGYTASTYWLRLKLSPEANTRRSWLLAIAYPSLDEVKYFTRQGDEVIQQAAGDRQPFAARPFAHHNLVFPVDLTPGIDQTIYLRIRSEGSLTLPMTLWSPDALNASDQVAYSTMSLYFGMLLALGLYNLLLYFSLRDRIYLSYVGCALGMILAQLSMFGLGNQFLWPDSPVWGNIALPGSFCLTGYFGAMFTRQFLNTSQNSPAFDKLIRVLQGCFVLALATLFYAYRPGAIATAIIGSVFSMTAVACGLIGLKHRQPGAGTFLTGWSLLLIGVVLLALRTFNWLPTNLLTTYGMLIGSALEMLLFSFALADRIHDLRREKEDAQAEALKSERLAREALEQSEKELEARIALRTTELAEASEHSRKLASMLRLMCDNVPDMIWAKDLEQRYILAMYP